A single window of Silvimonas iriomotensis DNA harbors:
- a CDS encoding divergent PAP2 family protein has product MDISYVLTPFVAWLCAGSLKYAINRFLHGSAARSLIGYGGMPSNHSAIVSSMAMLIYLREGLASPALGVAVTLAFIVMLDATSLRRHVGNIAVRVNELGVDQPARARLRERIGHRPIEILGGIMTGCVVACLVRYSFMHLAGQ; this is encoded by the coding sequence ATGGATATTTCGTACGTCCTTACCCCATTTGTCGCGTGGCTTTGTGCGGGGTCGCTCAAATATGCGATTAACCGTTTTCTGCATGGCTCCGCGGCCAGGTCGCTGATTGGTTACGGCGGCATGCCGAGCAATCACAGCGCGATCGTATCAAGCATGGCGATGTTGATTTATCTGCGCGAAGGCCTCGCTAGCCCTGCGCTGGGCGTGGCGGTGACGTTGGCCTTTATTGTCATGCTGGATGCAACAAGCTTGCGCCGGCATGTCGGGAATATTGCGGTGCGTGTGAATGAGCTCGGGGTAGATCAGCCCGCGCGGGCCAGGTTGCGCGAGCGTATCGGACACCGACCAATCGAAATTCTTGGTGGTATCATGACCGGTTGCGTCGTCGCTTGTCTGGTTCGTTACAGTTTCATGCATCTTGCCGGTCAATAA
- a CDS encoding decaprenyl-phosphate phosphoribosyltransferase, protein MIFQSGKPHAVLKLLRPHQWAKNAFVLAPLLFAGAFLDLKAIVSAILALVIFSIAASTVYIINDLHDIEKDRAHPLKSRSRPLASGALQKKDALCILAVLYVLLALLGYQHLPVLAVTIVYMIVNIAYTFVLKHEPVIDIFTIAAGFVLRVYAGAVAITVPVSNWMFVTALCLALYLASIKRRQELVIHGKESRKVLRRYTVTLVDRYAEMSAVGALVFYSLYVMDSKPKLVLSIPIVLFGLFRYWFVVDCHNAGESPTDVLYSDKQLIFTVLLWAGVCAWALWPAAV, encoded by the coding sequence ATGATTTTCCAAAGCGGAAAACCGCATGCGGTACTCAAGCTGTTGCGTCCCCATCAATGGGCCAAGAACGCGTTTGTTCTGGCCCCGCTTTTGTTTGCGGGCGCATTTCTTGATCTCAAGGCCATTGTGTCTGCAATTCTGGCACTGGTTATCTTCAGTATTGCTGCATCAACGGTCTATATCATCAATGATCTGCACGATATTGAAAAAGACCGGGCGCATCCGCTGAAGTCCAGGTCACGCCCCCTGGCATCCGGGGCGCTGCAGAAAAAAGACGCGCTATGCATATTGGCCGTTCTCTATGTACTGCTTGCCCTGCTTGGCTATCAACATCTTCCGGTGCTTGCTGTAACGATCGTTTATATGATTGTGAATATCGCATACACCTTCGTGCTCAAGCATGAGCCCGTGATTGATATTTTCACAATTGCAGCCGGCTTTGTCCTGCGGGTTTATGCGGGTGCCGTTGCGATTACCGTTCCGGTATCCAACTGGATGTTCGTCACGGCGCTTTGCCTTGCGTTGTACCTTGCGTCTATCAAACGGCGGCAGGAGCTGGTGATTCACGGCAAAGAATCCAGAAAAGTGTTGCGTCGGTACACCGTCACGCTGGTTGATCGATACGCAGAAATGTCGGCTGTCGGGGCGCTGGTTTTCTACAGCCTGTATGTCATGGACTCAAAGCCGAAGCTGGTTTTGTCCATTCCCATTGTGCTGTTTGGTCTTTTTCGGTACTGGTTTGTCGTGGATTGCCACAATGCCGGCGAATCGCCAACCGATGTACTTTACTCGGACAAACAATTGATTTTTACCGTCCTGCTCTGGGCAGGTGTATGCGCATGGGCGCTTTGGCCCGCTGCGGTGTGA
- a CDS encoding EamA family transporter: MSLVHLFIIIFATGLAALGSLCLKLAALRLPTFSVTPGYALALISNPYLIVGAALHVVPLLIWVYLLKFVDLSKLQPMMSMVYVFSAVLAYLVLQEPVGGMRIAGICIIIVGVCLVSIS, translated from the coding sequence ATGAGCCTTGTTCACCTTTTTATTATTATTTTTGCTACCGGATTGGCTGCGCTTGGCAGTCTTTGCCTGAAACTGGCAGCTCTTCGGCTCCCCACGTTCTCGGTTACGCCTGGTTACGCACTGGCATTGATATCTAACCCGTACCTTATCGTGGGTGCGGCGTTGCACGTGGTACCGTTGCTTATCTGGGTTTATTTACTGAAGTTTGTAGACCTGAGCAAACTCCAGCCCATGATGTCCATGGTCTATGTGTTCTCGGCTGTATTGGCCTATCTGGTGCTCCAGGAGCCGGTGGGTGGTATGCGTATTGCAGGTATTTGTATCATTATCGTTGGGGTTTGCCTTGTCTCCATCTCGTAA
- a CDS encoding mannose-1-phosphate guanylyltransferase/mannose-6-phosphate isomerase — MNITPVILCGGSGTRMWPLSRGGFPKQYLALYGDQTLVQQTALRLQGLEQTGEPIFITNQEQRFLVAEQMRSVSIEPSAVILEPVGRNTAPAVAAAALVAVKNDPDAMILVLPSDHVIQNDKTFCDLVARAAGVAAAGKLVTFGIAPTSPNTGYGYIRRGAALAELDGGYTVEAFVEKPDLAKAEGFLAAGGYYWNSGMFLFKASVYLEELGLIRPDILKQVTFSVEHAETDKDFLRLDHESFSACPEDSIDYAVMEHTRHAVVVEAAGLGWSDIGSWSALAEVAQADANGNNLLGDVMADRVTNSYIRAENRMIAAIGVDNLVIVETADAILVATKEHAQDVKKIVQRLSESGRSESVTHRKVFRPWGSYEGLDQEDRFQVKRIIVNPGCSLSLQMHHHRAEHWIVVKGTAVVTNGEQELLLTENQSTYIPLGVTHRLRNPGKIPLEIIEVQSGPYLGEDDIVRFEDTYGRVPQK, encoded by the coding sequence ATGAATATCACTCCCGTTATCCTTTGTGGCGGCAGCGGCACGCGCATGTGGCCACTCTCGCGCGGTGGTTTCCCCAAGCAATACCTGGCGCTGTACGGCGACCAGACGCTGGTGCAGCAGACTGCATTGCGTTTGCAAGGGCTTGAACAGACCGGTGAGCCTATCTTCATTACCAACCAGGAACAGCGCTTCCTGGTGGCCGAGCAAATGCGCTCTGTCAGCATCGAACCGTCTGCCGTGATTCTGGAGCCGGTCGGCCGCAACACGGCACCGGCCGTTGCCGCCGCTGCGCTGGTGGCGGTGAAGAACGATCCGGATGCGATGATTCTGGTGTTGCCGTCGGATCACGTGATCCAGAACGACAAGACGTTCTGTGACCTCGTTGCACGCGCGGCCGGTGTGGCTGCAGCGGGCAAGCTGGTCACCTTCGGCATTGCGCCGACTTCGCCCAACACGGGCTATGGCTATATCCGTCGTGGCGCGGCGCTGGCTGAGCTGGACGGCGGTTACACGGTTGAGGCCTTCGTGGAAAAACCGGATCTGGCCAAGGCTGAGGGTTTCCTGGCGGCGGGCGGTTATTACTGGAACAGCGGCATGTTCCTGTTCAAGGCCAGCGTGTACCTGGAAGAACTGGGGCTGATCCGCCCGGACATCCTCAAGCAGGTGACGTTCTCGGTCGAACATGCCGAGACGGACAAGGACTTTCTGCGTCTGGACCACGAAAGCTTCTCGGCCTGCCCGGAAGATTCTATCGACTACGCGGTCATGGAGCATACCCGCCATGCAGTGGTGGTTGAGGCCGCGGGTCTGGGCTGGAGTGATATCGGCTCCTGGTCGGCGCTGGCTGAAGTGGCGCAGGCCGATGCCAATGGCAACAACCTGCTGGGCGACGTGATGGCTGATCGCGTGACCAACAGCTACATCCGCGCTGAAAACCGCATGATCGCCGCCATCGGCGTAGATAATCTGGTGATCGTGGAAACGGCCGATGCCATTCTGGTGGCGACCAAAGAACATGCGCAGGACGTCAAGAAGATTGTCCAGCGCCTGAGCGAATCCGGCCGCAGTGAGTCTGTGACCCATCGCAAGGTGTTCCGCCCATGGGGTAGCTATGAGGGTCTGGACCAGGAAGATCGTTTCCAGGTCAAGCGCATCATCGTGAATCCGGGCTGCTCGTTGAGCTTGCAGATGCATCATCACCGCGCCGAGCACTGGATCGTGGTGAAGGGTACCGCTGTGGTCACCAATGGTGAGCAGGAACTCTTGCTGACTGAAAACCAGTCCACTTACATTCCGTTGGGCGTGACGCACCGTTTGCGCAACCCGGGCAAGATCCCGCTCGAAATCATCGAAGTGCAGTCCGGCCCGTATCTGGGCGAGGACGATATCGTGCGCTTTGAAGATACCTACGGCCGTGTTCCACAGAAATAA
- a CDS encoding glycosyltransferase family 4 protein, producing the protein MSPSRKKKLLIVLNYYYPYVSGVSEYARSVAESLANTYDVTVLTGKHLPDLPDVESRDGYTIVRAKPLFFFDKGYISINFLRLFRKLQKEADIVNLHYPMLESGVLASLTKKPILMTYQCDMALVGGVVSRLAVSLVRWSGRRAIERSARIVTLSSDYAAHSDALQSAMEKVVQVYPANRFENAANTPANTAVLPCEVQEGKRIVGFVGRFVKEKGIDVLLEAISRVNDENVVFWLAGDYEGVAGGSVMDELSARLKSLGNQVVLLGRLTDDQLIEFYRAIDVLVLPSVNRFEAFGMVQMEAMTFGSLVVTTNMSGVREVVNRTGFGGLAAPGDSVSLEKAIRSVLEMRETCSREKVTRAVLETFNLQEFSSAYKKLIDELSSATGVLEYRA; encoded by the coding sequence TTGTCTCCATCTCGTAAGAAGAAGCTGCTGATTGTTCTCAATTACTACTACCCATATGTCAGCGGAGTCAGCGAATACGCACGTTCAGTGGCCGAGTCCCTGGCTAACACATATGACGTAACTGTATTGACGGGCAAACATTTGCCAGACCTTCCCGATGTTGAATCGCGCGACGGCTACACGATAGTCCGGGCAAAGCCGCTTTTCTTCTTCGACAAGGGTTACATTTCTATCAACTTTCTGCGTCTTTTCAGAAAGTTGCAGAAAGAAGCGGATATCGTGAATCTGCACTACCCGATGCTGGAAAGCGGTGTGCTCGCGAGTTTGACCAAAAAGCCGATCCTGATGACTTATCAGTGCGATATGGCACTTGTGGGCGGTGTGGTTTCCCGGCTGGCGGTGTCGCTGGTCCGGTGGTCGGGGCGGCGGGCTATTGAGCGTTCTGCCAGAATCGTGACCCTGAGTAGTGACTATGCGGCGCATTCGGATGCGTTGCAGTCGGCCATGGAAAAAGTGGTCCAGGTTTACCCGGCTAACCGTTTCGAGAATGCGGCCAATACTCCAGCCAATACGGCGGTATTGCCCTGTGAAGTGCAGGAAGGCAAACGGATTGTGGGGTTTGTTGGGCGCTTCGTAAAAGAAAAGGGCATCGATGTCCTGCTTGAAGCAATTAGCCGGGTCAACGATGAGAACGTTGTGTTCTGGCTTGCCGGTGATTATGAAGGCGTGGCCGGTGGCAGCGTCATGGATGAACTGTCGGCACGTCTCAAGTCGCTGGGCAATCAGGTGGTATTGCTGGGCAGACTGACCGATGACCAGTTGATCGAGTTCTACAGGGCTATTGATGTATTGGTGCTGCCCAGCGTGAACCGCTTTGAGGCCTTTGGCATGGTGCAGATGGAAGCCATGACTTTTGGTTCTCTCGTGGTGACCACGAACATGTCCGGGGTTCGGGAAGTGGTCAACCGGACGGGATTTGGCGGGTTGGCTGCGCCTGGTGACTCCGTGTCGCTGGAAAAGGCCATCCGCTCCGTACTGGAAATGCGGGAAACCTGTTCGCGGGAGAAAGTGACGCGAGCCGTTCTGGAAACATTCAATTTGCAAGAGTTCAGCTCTGCCTACAAGAAATTGATCGACGAGCTGTCCTCCGCCACCGGGGTGCTGGAGTATCGTGCATGA